A window of the Pseudomonas gozinkensis genome harbors these coding sequences:
- a CDS encoding GntR family transcriptional regulator: protein MTQKPKPLHSIKVDGPIPAHLARSVIEETLRAAILDGRLPCGTAVRQQDLADLFGVSRMPVREALRQLEAQGLLNVIAHKGAVVAPLIQGDATETYELRILLESEALRQSIPLLTPADHERAAGYIEELENEHDYTEIGRLNRLFHMALYSKAPNGRLLRLVEDGLNEEERFLRFNLEAMGLGKLSQDDHRALLQAVKERDTPHAVTLLEQHLNRGVEVITRYLASSTAQSRKAAH, encoded by the coding sequence GTGACCCAGAAGCCCAAGCCACTCCACAGCATCAAAGTCGACGGCCCGATTCCCGCGCATCTGGCGCGCTCGGTCATCGAAGAAACCCTGCGCGCCGCGATTCTCGACGGACGCCTGCCCTGCGGCACCGCCGTGCGCCAGCAGGATCTGGCCGACCTGTTCGGTGTCAGCCGCATGCCGGTGCGCGAAGCCTTGCGTCAACTCGAGGCCCAGGGCCTGCTGAACGTAATTGCCCACAAGGGCGCCGTGGTGGCGCCGCTGATTCAGGGTGATGCAACGGAAACTTACGAGCTGCGCATCCTGCTGGAGTCCGAAGCGCTGCGCCAGTCGATCCCGCTGCTGACCCCGGCCGATCACGAACGCGCGGCCGGCTACATCGAAGAACTGGAAAACGAACACGACTACACTGAAATCGGTCGGCTCAACCGTCTGTTTCACATGGCGCTCTACAGCAAGGCGCCCAATGGCCGGCTGTTGCGGCTGGTAGAAGACGGCTTGAATGAAGAAGAACGCTTCCTGCGCTTCAACCTCGAGGCCATGGGCCTGGGCAAACTCTCTCAGGACGATCACCGCGCGTTGTTGCAGGCCGTGAAAGAGCGTGACACCCCACACGCGGTCACACTGCTGGAGCAGCACCTCAATCGCGGCGTCGAGGTGATCACCCGTTACCTGGCCAGTTCCACTGCCCAAAGCCGCAAAGCGGCGCACTGA
- the lapG gene encoding cysteine protease LapG yields MAVRFAIPRIVRWLACALLLAGIMLGGLHADWDFSAISRKATALYGPLGAGQQRIDAWQNLLATQKQVSEMEKLKVVNLFFNKQMRYVEDIDLWHEVDYWETPIEALWKGAGDCEDYAIAKYFSLRHLGVASDKLRITYVKALRQNRAHMVLTYYSSPDAMPLVLDSLIDPIKPAAERTDLLPVYSFNAEGLYLPGAKGNKKVGDTKRLSRWQDVLKKMQAEGFPVETTN; encoded by the coding sequence TTGGCGGTACGTTTCGCGATCCCTCGGATTGTGCGCTGGCTTGCCTGCGCGCTGCTGCTGGCCGGCATCATGCTGGGCGGCCTGCATGCCGATTGGGATTTTTCCGCGATCAGCCGCAAGGCCACGGCACTGTACGGGCCGTTGGGTGCCGGGCAACAGCGGATCGATGCCTGGCAGAATCTGCTGGCCACGCAGAAGCAGGTCAGCGAGATGGAAAAGCTCAAAGTAGTGAACCTGTTTTTCAACAAACAGATGCGCTATGTCGAAGACATCGATCTGTGGCACGAGGTCGACTATTGGGAAACTCCCATCGAAGCCTTGTGGAAAGGCGCCGGCGACTGCGAAGACTACGCGATCGCCAAGTATTTCAGCCTGCGCCACCTTGGTGTCGCCAGTGACAAGCTGCGCATCACCTACGTCAAGGCCCTGCGCCAGAACCGCGCGCACATGGTCCTGACTTACTATTCCAGCCCTGACGCCATGCCGCTGGTGCTCGACAGCCTGATCGACCCGATCAAGCCGGCCGCCGAGCGAACCGATTTGCTGCCGGTCTACTCTTTCAATGCCGAAGGTTTGTACCTGCCGGGAGCGAAGGGCAACAAGAAGGTCGGTGATACCAAACGCCTGTCACGCTGGCAGGATGTATTGAAAAAAATGCAGGCCGAAGGATTCCCGGTCGAGACGACTAACTAG
- the lapD gene encoding cyclic di-GMP receptor LapD, with protein MSLFKQLLIAICLFLVVAFTGSFMVSLESSRTQYVNQLRSHAQDAATALALSLTPNIDDPAMVELLVSSIFDSGYYSSIRVVDLKTDQTIVERNGIPAVTNVPDWFVKLIGLEPAGGDALVSRGWEQAARVEVVSHPMFALAKLWQSALGSLGWLLVCGAVSAVLGALLLRRQLKPLDYMVKQSHAIARREFLSLPDLPRTPELRRVVLAMNQMVEKLKALFQEQAERSEKLRTESYQDNLTGLANRRYFEMQLNARVSNPEQASSGYLLLLRVKDLAGLNQRLGGQRTDELLKAVGEQLSRECAKYPETQNLVTRIRGGEFAVLAPGLTREEALQLAQSLDSALSSLHATGATDVAAVASIGLAPFAHGDLPQAVLSLGDQALAQAEGQGEQNWACLDQSLVADVGDDHHAWHRLLDQALNQRRFELFFQPVVAAQDTQLVLHYKVLSRLLDEQGQTIPAGRFLPWLERFGWTARLDRLMLERVLEQMAGHEESLALNLSSATLADPQALNKVFEILRAHSNLGARLTLEIGEEQLPEQAVLEQLTRRLRELGFSLSLQRFGGRFSMIGNLARLGLAYLKIDGSYIRAIDQESDKRLFIEAIQRAAHSIDLPLIAERVETEGELSVIREMGLYGVQGQLFGEPKPWK; from the coding sequence ATGTCCTTGTTCAAACAGCTGTTGATCGCTATCTGTCTGTTCCTGGTGGTCGCCTTCACCGGCAGCTTCATGGTCAGTCTGGAGAGTTCGCGTACCCAGTACGTCAACCAGTTGCGCTCCCACGCCCAGGATGCGGCCACGGCGCTAGCGCTGTCGTTGACGCCGAACATCGATGACCCGGCGATGGTCGAGTTGCTGGTCAGCTCGATCTTCGACAGCGGTTACTACTCGAGCATCCGCGTGGTCGATCTGAAGACCGATCAGACCATCGTCGAGCGCAACGGTATCCCCGCGGTCACCAACGTGCCGGACTGGTTCGTCAAACTGATCGGCCTGGAGCCGGCCGGTGGCGATGCGCTGGTCAGCCGTGGCTGGGAGCAGGCGGCGCGGGTCGAGGTGGTCAGCCACCCGATGTTCGCCCTGGCCAAACTCTGGCAGAGCGCACTCGGCAGTCTGGGCTGGTTGCTGGTCTGCGGTGCGGTGAGTGCGGTACTGGGCGCGTTGTTGCTGCGTCGGCAGCTGAAGCCGCTGGATTACATGGTCAAGCAATCCCACGCCATCGCTCGCCGTGAGTTCCTGAGTCTGCCGGACCTGCCGCGCACGCCTGAATTACGCCGCGTGGTGCTGGCGATGAACCAAATGGTCGAGAAGCTCAAGGCGCTGTTCCAGGAGCAGGCCGAGCGTAGCGAAAAACTGCGCACCGAGTCCTACCAGGACAACCTCACGGGCCTGGCCAACCGGCGTTATTTCGAAATGCAGCTGAATGCGCGGGTGAGCAACCCGGAGCAGGCCAGTTCCGGTTATCTGCTGCTGTTGCGGGTCAAGGATCTGGCCGGACTCAACCAGCGCCTGGGCGGTCAGCGCACCGATGAATTGTTGAAAGCGGTCGGCGAGCAACTGTCCCGCGAGTGCGCCAAATACCCGGAAACCCAGAACCTTGTTACCCGGATTCGCGGCGGCGAATTCGCCGTGCTGGCGCCGGGGCTGACCCGCGAAGAAGCGCTGCAACTGGCGCAGAGTCTCGACAGTGCGCTGAGCAGCCTGCACGCGACGGGTGCCACCGATGTGGCCGCCGTGGCTTCTATCGGCCTGGCGCCGTTCGCTCACGGCGATTTGCCGCAAGCGGTCCTCAGCCTCGGCGATCAGGCATTGGCTCAGGCCGAAGGGCAGGGCGAGCAGAACTGGGCGTGCCTGGATCAGAGCCTGGTGGCGGATGTCGGTGACGATCACCACGCATGGCACCGTTTGCTCGATCAGGCGCTGAATCAGCGGCGTTTCGAGCTGTTCTTCCAGCCGGTAGTGGCGGCGCAGGACACGCAACTGGTGCTGCATTACAAGGTGCTGTCGCGCTTGCTCGACGAGCAGGGCCAGACCATTCCCGCCGGGCGTTTCCTGCCGTGGCTGGAGCGCTTCGGTTGGACCGCGCGACTGGACCGATTGATGCTCGAGCGTGTGCTGGAGCAGATGGCCGGCCATGAAGAATCCCTGGCGCTGAACCTGTCTTCGGCCACCCTGGCCGATCCACAGGCGTTGAACAAAGTGTTCGAGATTCTGCGGGCGCATTCCAATCTCGGCGCGCGCCTGACCCTGGAAATCGGCGAGGAGCAATTGCCGGAGCAAGCGGTGCTGGAACAGCTGACCCGGCGCCTGCGCGAGCTCGGTTTCTCCCTGAGCCTGCAGCGCTTCGGCGGTCGCTTCAGCATGATTGGCAATTTGGCGCGGCTGGGGTTGGCGTATCTGAAGATCGATGGCAGCTACATCCGGGCGATCGATCAGGAAAGCGACAAGCGCCTGTTCATCGAAGCGATCCAGCGCGCGGCGCACAGCATCGATCTGCCGCTGATTGCCGAGCGGGTCGAGACGGAAGGGGAATTGTCGGTGATTCGCGAGATGGGGTTGTATGGGGTTCAGGGGCAGCTGTTTGGCGAGCCCAAGCCCTGGAAATAA